In one window of Frigoriglobus tundricola DNA:
- a CDS encoding TIGR03067 domain-containing protein: protein MRRVFSTALVAMCALAIEAASGRDDKKGLPEGAYTIIAIEIGGKPIPKDLLDKATDAERALKITSDTIIATKGGKDDPATYTINSAQMPPQINMTAKRPGSSKDDKMYGIYKLDGDTLTICLVTSDDAKDRPAEFKTAPNSQAVMMTLKRNPTPALAPAPAPAPPKK from the coding sequence ATGCGCCGGGTCTTTAGTACCGCTCTGGTGGCGATGTGCGCGCTGGCCATTGAAGCGGCTTCGGGCCGCGACGACAAGAAGGGGCTGCCCGAGGGCGCGTACACCATCATCGCGATCGAGATCGGGGGGAAACCGATACCGAAAGACCTACTCGATAAGGCGACCGACGCCGAACGGGCGCTAAAGATCACGTCCGATACGATCATTGCGACCAAAGGCGGCAAGGACGATCCGGCGACTTACACGATCAATTCCGCCCAAATGCCGCCCCAGATCAACATGACGGCCAAGCGGCCCGGCAGCAGCAAGGACGACAAAATGTACGGCATTTACAAGCTGGACGGCGACACACTCACCATCTGTCTGGTCACGTCCGACGATGCCAAGGACCGGCCCGCGGAGTTCAAGACCGCGCCGAACAGTCAGGCGGTCATGATGACGCTCAAACGGAACCCGACTCCGGCTCTGGCTCCGGCTCCGGCTCCGGCTCCGCCTAAAAAGTAG